Proteins encoded by one window of Gordonia jinghuaiqii:
- a CDS encoding arabinosyltransferase domain-containing protein, producing MPVTVPDAPEDSAGPSASGPSAKFSAGTVRLVAIVAGVLGVVLCALTPLLPVKAVDASFEWPAGQDLGAGTSSVMAPLIAQTPQTLDARIPCATLAAAPNGVVLATMPTNAPKSKSSALWVTAGDSAVTVTFRNSVAATAPRADLGRCRELHIFSAPTGPGATFVGLGESTTLAPDKRPQVDGIFSNLSPDQARAAAADGMRVRVDIDNRYESTPSVLKIIVMVLAALAVTIAVIALGLLDRIQGYHRRIGARTRAWWHSLKPRATDLAVTAILLVWGVLGAGSPDDGYILNMGRTADGFGYLANYYRFYGIPEAPFDWYYSFLALWSSVSPTVLWMHIPPLVAGLVSWFVLSRVLLPRLGPAVRRSSWATWAGAMTFTAFWLPFCSGLRSEGIIVLGSLLTWWAAEYAIATRRLVPAALAALTAGFTLALAPHGVVGVAILLVAARALLHILLDRRNRLGGPRWSSTLALVAPIAAAAMLVGIVVFRDQTLATVLEAIKLRYTVGPVISWHSEFLRYYFISVVTDDGALTRRVPLLLLLAGLFVTVAVMLRRTRIRGLDAGPVWRLIGAVGVTLLLFAFTPTKWTIQFGVLAGLAAAIAAVATIAVVQSAARSARNLTVFVSGLLFAMAAALAGYNSWPFLYEYGISWFDRAPVIAGFQASTLFLILAVLAAAVAVWQHLRLDYVTNRGLAHTDTGSGETRADRRRLFLASSPLAVIAGLLVVVELLLFAKAAVTRYPAPTALAENLDTLRGNSCGLADDVLVELDPNAGMLTPAGGATPSRALAGENPVGFSPNGIPDDLQPEPGSQRPGQMNVSASMSRPFAITGGLGAGTTGGRGPKTVNGSTAQLPFGLDPATTPVLGSHGYMGEARLTTGWYDLPADRAASPLLVFSTAGAVSTIDTFGVRNFGQTMVVQFGRPGPDGSFEQVGPDVMPIDPGPVILNRPWRNMRVPMSAAPPRATVMRLLLQDNNLGDKQFIGITPPRAPKLQTLQAVVGSSAPTLIDFGVASHFPCQRPLGISHGVAQVPQWRILGDYPLTNSQSKTWQAGVDGGLLGVSEATTSARAVSTYLKDDWVRDWGALEKLTPLVPGAPTAQIDTAPTTQWGWSRTGSIRVEPQSDE from the coding sequence GTGCCTGTGACAGTTCCTGATGCTCCAGAAGATTCCGCAGGACCTTCGGCGTCGGGACCGTCCGCCAAGTTCTCGGCGGGTACCGTCCGGCTGGTCGCCATCGTCGCCGGTGTCCTCGGCGTCGTGCTGTGTGCGCTGACGCCATTGCTGCCGGTCAAAGCCGTCGACGCGTCGTTCGAGTGGCCGGCCGGCCAGGATCTGGGCGCCGGCACGTCATCGGTGATGGCGCCGCTGATCGCGCAGACGCCGCAGACGCTCGATGCCCGCATCCCGTGTGCGACCCTCGCCGCCGCACCCAACGGCGTGGTCCTCGCGACGATGCCGACCAACGCACCCAAGTCCAAGAGCTCGGCCCTCTGGGTCACCGCCGGCGACTCGGCCGTGACCGTCACCTTCCGGAACAGCGTCGCGGCCACCGCCCCGCGCGCCGATCTGGGTCGATGCCGCGAACTGCACATCTTCTCCGCACCCACCGGCCCGGGCGCCACGTTCGTCGGGCTCGGGGAGTCGACGACGCTGGCACCCGACAAGCGCCCCCAGGTCGACGGCATCTTCAGCAACCTCTCGCCGGACCAGGCCCGCGCCGCGGCGGCCGACGGTATGCGGGTCCGGGTGGACATCGACAACCGCTACGAGTCGACGCCGTCGGTCCTGAAGATCATCGTCATGGTGCTGGCCGCGCTCGCGGTGACCATCGCCGTGATCGCCCTCGGGCTCCTCGACCGCATCCAGGGCTACCACCGGCGGATCGGGGCACGGACCCGCGCCTGGTGGCACTCGCTCAAGCCGCGGGCCACGGACCTGGCGGTCACCGCGATCCTGCTGGTCTGGGGCGTGTTGGGTGCCGGATCGCCCGACGACGGCTACATCCTCAACATGGGTCGCACGGCAGACGGCTTCGGCTACCTCGCCAACTACTACCGCTTCTACGGAATCCCCGAAGCGCCGTTCGACTGGTACTACAGCTTCCTCGCCCTCTGGTCGTCGGTGTCGCCCACGGTCCTGTGGATGCACATCCCGCCGCTCGTCGCCGGCCTGGTGTCCTGGTTCGTCCTCAGCCGAGTGCTGCTGCCCCGGCTGGGGCCCGCGGTGCGTCGGAGCTCGTGGGCGACCTGGGCCGGCGCGATGACCTTCACCGCGTTCTGGCTGCCGTTCTGCAGCGGCCTGCGCAGCGAGGGCATCATCGTGCTCGGCTCGCTGCTGACCTGGTGGGCGGCCGAGTACGCGATCGCGACCCGACGTCTGGTGCCGGCCGCGCTCGCCGCGCTGACCGCCGGGTTCACGCTGGCATTGGCCCCGCACGGCGTGGTCGGCGTGGCCATCCTGCTCGTCGCCGCCCGCGCGTTGCTGCACATCCTGCTCGATCGCCGCAACCGGCTCGGCGGCCCCCGATGGTCGTCGACGCTCGCGCTCGTCGCGCCGATCGCCGCGGCCGCGATGCTGGTCGGGATCGTCGTGTTCCGCGACCAGACCCTCGCGACGGTCCTCGAGGCCATCAAACTGCGCTACACCGTCGGCCCGGTCATCTCCTGGCATTCGGAGTTCCTGCGGTACTACTTCATCTCCGTGGTCACCGACGACGGGGCACTCACCCGGCGGGTGCCCCTCCTGCTGCTCCTCGCGGGACTCTTCGTGACCGTGGCGGTCATGTTGCGCCGCACCAGAATCCGCGGCCTCGACGCCGGACCGGTGTGGCGCCTGATCGGCGCCGTCGGCGTCACCCTCCTGCTGTTCGCGTTCACACCGACCAAATGGACCATCCAGTTCGGCGTGCTCGCCGGTCTCGCCGCGGCGATCGCCGCTGTCGCCACCATCGCGGTGGTGCAGTCGGCGGCCCGCTCGGCGCGCAACCTGACGGTCTTCGTCTCCGGACTTCTGTTCGCCATGGCCGCGGCGTTGGCGGGATACAACTCGTGGCCGTTCCTCTACGAGTACGGCATCTCCTGGTTCGACCGCGCCCCGGTGATCGCGGGCTTCCAGGCGTCGACGTTGTTCCTGATCCTCGCCGTGCTCGCCGCGGCGGTGGCGGTCTGGCAGCATCTGCGCCTGGACTACGTCACCAATCGCGGTCTCGCCCATACCGATACCGGCTCCGGTGAGACCCGTGCGGACCGCCGCCGACTCTTCCTCGCCTCGTCGCCGCTGGCGGTGATCGCCGGCCTGCTCGTCGTCGTGGAGTTGCTGCTGTTCGCCAAGGCCGCGGTGACCCGTTACCCCGCGCCGACGGCCCTGGCGGAGAATCTGGACACACTGCGCGGCAACTCGTGCGGACTCGCCGACGACGTCCTCGTCGAACTCGATCCCAACGCAGGCATGCTCACCCCGGCCGGCGGTGCGACGCCCAGCAGGGCACTCGCTGGGGAGAACCCGGTCGGGTTCTCCCCCAACGGAATCCCCGACGACCTGCAGCCCGAACCCGGCAGCCAGCGCCCGGGACAGATGAACGTGTCGGCAAGCATGTCGCGGCCGTTCGCCATCACCGGCGGCCTCGGCGCCGGGACCACCGGCGGCCGCGGACCGAAGACGGTCAACGGTTCCACCGCCCAACTGCCGTTCGGCCTGGACCCCGCCACCACCCCCGTCCTGGGCAGCCACGGATACATGGGCGAGGCCCGGCTGACCACCGGCTGGTACGACCTGCCCGCCGATCGCGCGGCGTCGCCGCTGCTGGTGTTCAGCACGGCCGGTGCGGTCTCGACGATCGACACCTTCGGCGTCCGCAACTTCGGCCAGACGATGGTGGTGCAGTTCGGTCGTCCCGGCCCCGACGGCTCCTTCGAGCAGGTGGGCCCCGACGTGATGCCCATCGACCCCGGCCCGGTGATCCTCAACCGGCCGTGGCGCAACATGCGGGTGCCCATGTCGGCGGCCCCGCCGCGCGCGACGGTCATGCGACTGTTGCTGCAGGACAACAACCTCGGCGACAAACAGTTCATCGGCATCACGCCGCCGCGGGCGCCGAAGCTGCAGACGCTGCAGGCGGTCGTCGGGTCGAGCGCCCCGACCCTGATCGACTTCGGGGTGGCCTCCCACTTCCCGTGTCAGAGGCCGCTCGGGATCTCCCACGGCGTCGCGCAGGTACCGCAGTGGCGCATCCTCGGTGACTATCCGCTGACCAACTCGCAGTCCAAGACCTGGCAGGCCGGAGTGGACGGCGGTCTCCTCGGTGTCTCCGAGGCCACCACCTCCGCACGTGCGGTCTCGACCTATCTGAAGGACGACTGGGTACGCGACTGGGGGGCGTTGGAGAAGTTGACACCGCTGGTGCCCGGCGCGCCCACCGCACAGATCGACACCGCACCGACGACGCAATGGGGCTGGTCACGTACCGGCTCGATCAGGGTGGAGCCCCAATCCGATGAGTGA